The Candidatus Melainabacteria bacterium genomic interval TTTTTCAATCCCTGGCTATAGTGTAGATGTAGGTGTCTCATATTTTAATTCAAATCAAGTAAGTTCTTTCTTTAAGGATAGTTCTTCAAAAAAATTAGCTGTGTTTAATTTAGCTGCAGGTGCTGCATCAATTGCATTAAGTGGTATTGCTAGAACAGCTGCAAATACTGCATTTCGGTCTGTTGGATCATTAAAAGGTAAAGCTTTTAGTGTATATGATGATTCTGTTTTTCTTTCACCAAATAAAACATATATTCTTTATCCTAATACTTTTCTTTCAATATTGTTGTTTGTTGATAAATACATTGGCTATGCACCAAATTCAATTAGATTTATTTGTCGTGATGAAGAGCTTAATTTAAATTTTATTGTAATTAATGACAAGATTGATCTTAGAGAAATTAATGCTTATTCTAACGAGGATAAAGAGGATAAAGAAGAAACAGATGAAGCTACATCTAAAGATGTTATAGCTAGTCCAAACACAGATTCATACAAATAAAATTATGTTATTATTTAAAAGTTAATTAAGTTAGAGATTTTTTTATTCAATGAATACAGAAAGTACAAGCACGTTAAGTAAAACAGAAGGTAAGATTGTACAGATTATAGGGCCTGTTATAGATGTTGAGTTTCCACCGGCTCACTTGCCGGATATTTATACTTCTTTAGAAATCAAATATAAAAATGCAGCAAATCAGGAAGTAAAAGTAATTGTTGAAGTCCAACAAATCATTGGGGATAATAAACTTAGAGCAGTAGCAATGAGTTCTACAGATGGTTTGTCTCGTGGCATGACTGTTATTAATACTGGAAAGCCAATTACTGTACCAGTAGGTAATGAAACACTTGGAAGAATATTTAATGTACTTGGAGATTTAGTAGATGAAGCTAGTCCTATAAAAGTAGTTGAAAGATGGCCTATCCATAGACATGCCCCAAGACTTGTAGATCAAAGTACAGAAGTTAAAATATTTGAAACGGGAATTAAAGTCGTTGATTTGTTGGAGCCTTATGTAAAAGGTGGAAAGATTGGACTTTTTGGTGGAGCAGGTGTTGGAAAAACAGTAATCATTATGGAGCTTATAAATAATGTTGCTAAAGCTCATAAAGGGATCTCAGTTTTTGGAGGAGTTGGTGAAAGAACAAGAGAAGGGAATGATTTATGGAATGAAATGAAAGAATCAGGAGTTATTGAAAATGTTGCACTTGTTTATGGACAAATGAATGAACCACCTGGAGCTCGTATGAGAGTTGGATTGTCAGCATTAACAATGGCTGAATATTTTAGAGATATTCAAAAAAAAGATGTTTTATTTTTTGTAGACAATATATTTAGATTTACACAAGCAGGTTCAGAGGTTTCAGCTCTCTTAGGAAGAATGCCAAGTGCAGTAGGATATCAACCAACATTAGCTATTGAAATGGGCGAACTTCAAGAAAGAATTACAAGTACAAAAGATGGTTCAATTACTTCTGTTCAAGCAATTTATGTACCAGCTGATGACTTAACAGATCCAGCTCCAGCAACAACTTTTGGGCACTTAGATGCTACAACTGTTTTAAGCAGACAAATTGCTGAGCTTGGAATTTATCCTGCAGTTGATCCACTATCATCAACTAGTACAGCTTTAAAGCCTAATATAGTTGGGAATGAACATTATCAAGTAGCTAGAGGTGTCCAGCAAACTTTACAAAGGTATAAAGAGTTGCAAGATATTATTGCAATTCTAGGTATGGATGAACTCTCTGAAGAAGATAAATCAACTGTTACAAGAGCTAGAAAAATC includes:
- the atpD gene encoding F0F1 ATP synthase subunit beta; its protein translation is MNTESTSTLSKTEGKIVQIIGPVIDVEFPPAHLPDIYTSLEIKYKNAANQEVKVIVEVQQIIGDNKLRAVAMSSTDGLSRGMTVINTGKPITVPVGNETLGRIFNVLGDLVDEASPIKVVERWPIHRHAPRLVDQSTEVKIFETGIKVVDLLEPYVKGGKIGLFGGAGVGKTVIIMELINNVAKAHKGISVFGGVGERTREGNDLWNEMKESGVIENVALVYGQMNEPPGARMRVGLSALTMAEYFRDIQKKDVLFFVDNIFRFTQAGSEVSALLGRMPSAVGYQPTLAIEMGELQERITSTKDGSITSVQAIYVPADDLTDPAPATTFGHLDATTVLSRQIAELGIYPAVDPLSSTSTALKPNIVGNEHYQVARGVQQTLQRYKELQDIIAILGMDELSEEDKSTVTRARKIQRFLSQPFFVAEVFTGTKGKYVKLEKTVQGFKEILEGKYDGLPEQAFYMVGDIEEVKQKAQGI